The following are from one region of the Oncorhynchus tshawytscha isolate Ot180627B linkage group LG24, Otsh_v2.0, whole genome shotgun sequence genome:
- the LOC112223708 gene encoding retinol dehydrogenase 13 has protein sequence MSKYILPVSVFGTVFGSAVLLKNHVTGGPCPSKAKIPGKTVVITGANTGIGKETAKELAKRGGRIIMGCRDMEKCEAAAKEIRGQTLNPHVYARHIDLASINSIRQFAERVNQEETHVDVLINNAGVMRCPAGKTEDGFDIQFGVNHLGHFLLTNLLLEKLKDSAPSRVVNLTSLAHIVGEIDFNDLNWDNKKFDTKRAYCQSKLANVLFTRELAQRLEGTGVTVNCLHPGVVATELGRHTGLHQSQFSSSVLSPFFTLLVKGPELGAQPSVYLAVAEELEGVTGCYYDVMIEKEPAPKALDQEVSRRLWEASARLMGLEQAASAAVPASNRAQEKPSTDPHTKIIANHSLSALEQTGMNPGV, from the exons ATGAGCAAATATATTCTGCCCGTCTCGGTCTTTGGAACAGTGTTTGGGTCCGCTGTTTTATTGAA GAACCATGTTACTGGAGGCCCTTGTCCCAGTAAGGCTAAAATTCCAGGGAAGACTGTGGTCATAACAGGAGCCAACACTGGGATTGGTAAAGAGACAGCCAAAGAACTGGCCAAGAGAG GTGGTCGAATCATTATGGGGTGCAGGGATATGGAGAAATGTGAGGCGGCTGCCAAAGAGATTCGGGGGCAGACACTGAATCCTCATGTTTACGCACGCCACATAGACCTGGCCTCCATCAATTCCATCCGCCAGTTTGCAGAGAGAGTCAACCAAG AGGAAACTCATGTGGATGTGCTGATCAACAATGCAGGTGTAATGAGATGTCCAGCAGGGAAGACAGAGGATGGGTTTGACATACAGTTTGGAGTGAACCATTTAG GTCACTTCTTGCTGACCaatctgctgctggaaaagcTGAAGGACTCTGCCCCTAGCAGAGTGGTCAACCTGACCTCTCTCGCCCACATCGTCGGGGAGATCGATTTCAATGACCTCAACTGGGACAATAAGAAGTTTGACACCAAACGGGCCTACTGCCAAAGCAAACTCGCCAACGTTCTATTCACAAGAGAACTGGCCCAAAGGCTAGAAG GTACTGGGGTCACTGTGAATTGCCTACACCCCGGGGTTGTTGCCACAGAGCTGGGGAGACACACTGGCCTCCACCAATCGCAGTTCTCCAGCTCAGTGCTCA GTCCGTTCTTCACCCTCCTGGTGAAGGGGCCAGAGCTGGGGGCACAGCCTAGTGTCTATCTGGCTGTGGCCGAGGAGTTGGAGGGGGTTACGGGCTGCTACTACGACGTCATGATAGAGAAGGAGCCAGCACCCAAGGCCCTCGACCAGGAGGTGTCCCGGAGGCTGTGGGAGGCCAGTGCCAGGCTGATGGGGCTGGAGCAGGCAGCATCAGCAGCAGTGCCAGCCTCAAATAGGGCCCAAGAGAAGCCcagcacagacccacacacaaagATCATAGCCAATCACTCACTGTCAGCGCTTGAGCAAACAGGAATGAACCCTGGAGTATGA
- the decr2 gene encoding peroxisomal 2,4-dienoyl-CoA reductase [(3E)-enoyl-CoA-producing] isoform X2: MAEPQRVRDLPEDVDTDDCMTSYTHIYSPDLLKDQVAFITGGGTGIGLRIAEVLMRHGCDTVIASRNLEKLTEAAKKLMAATGRRCLPLTIDVRQPQTISAAVDETLKELGRIDILINNAAGNFLCPAISLSFNAFKTVLEIDTMGTFNTSKVVYEKWFKDHGGAIVNISATLGYRGQALQVHAGSAKAANDAMTKHLAVEWGPSGVRVNTLAPGPISGTEGFHRLGGNIADSMGAFSSIPLQRAGNKTEMAHSVLFLASRASSYVTGHIMVADGGSWLTSANDVSMLLGIASSQSAKL, translated from the exons ATGGCAGAGCCACAGAGGGTGAGAGATTTGCCTGAGGATGTAGACACAGATGACTGCATGACTTCATACACTCACATTTACAGTCCAGATTTACTCAA AGACCAAGTGGCGTTCATAACTGGAGGGGGAACTGGAATTGGACTGCGCATAGCTGAAGTGCTCATGAG GCACGGCTGTGACACAGTGATTGCCAGCAGAAACTTGGAAAAGCTGACAGAG GCTGCTAAGAAGCTGATGGCAGCGACGGGACGCCGCTGTCTCCCTCTGACCATTGACGTGCGACAGCCCCAGACCATCTCCGCTGCCGTGGACGAGACGCTGAAAGAGCTGGGCAGGATTGATATCCTCATTAATA atGCTGCTGGAAACTTCCTGTGCCCTGCaatctccctctccttcaatgCCTTCAAGACAGTCCTGGAGATTGACACCATGGGTACATTTAACACCAGCAAGGTGGTCTATGAGAAGTGGTTCAAG GACCACGGGGGTGCCATTGTAAACATCTCTGCCACCCTCGGCTACAGGGGTCAGGCTCTCCAGGTGCATGCTGGCTCTGCCAAGGCTGCCAACG atgcCATGACCAAGCACCTGGCTGTTGAATGGGGACCAAGTGGGGTAAGGGTTAACACCCTGGCACCAGGTCCTATTTCTGGGACAGAGGGCTTCCATAGACTGG GTGGCAACATAGCAGACAGCATGGGTGCCTTCTCATCCATTCCGCTGCAGCGGGCAGGCAACAAGACTGAGATGGCCCACAGCGTGCTGTTCCTGGCCAGCCGCGCCTCCTCCTATGTGACGGGCCACATCATGGTGGCTGACGGCGGGAGCTGGCTCACCTCAGCCAATGACGTGTCCATGCTGCTCGGTATAGCTTCCTCTCAGTCTGCTAAACTCTGA
- the decr2 gene encoding peroxisomal 2,4-dienoyl-CoA reductase [(3E)-enoyl-CoA-producing] isoform X1: MAEPQRVRDLPEDVDTDDCMTSYTHIYSPDLLKDQVAFITGGGTGIGLRIAEVLMRHGCDTVIASRNLEKLTEAAKKLMAATGRRCLPLTIDVRQPQTISAAVDETLKELGRIDILINNAAGNFLCPAISLSFNAFKTVLEIDTMGTFNTSKVVYEKWFKDHGGAIVNISATLGYRGQALQVHAGSAKAANDAMTKHLAVEWGPSGVRVNTLAPGPISGTEGFHRLGGNIADSMGAFSSIPLQRAGNKTEMAHSVLFLASRASSYVTGHIMVADGGSWLTSANDVSMLLGYWSAELKRDK, translated from the exons ATGGCAGAGCCACAGAGGGTGAGAGATTTGCCTGAGGATGTAGACACAGATGACTGCATGACTTCATACACTCACATTTACAGTCCAGATTTACTCAA AGACCAAGTGGCGTTCATAACTGGAGGGGGAACTGGAATTGGACTGCGCATAGCTGAAGTGCTCATGAG GCACGGCTGTGACACAGTGATTGCCAGCAGAAACTTGGAAAAGCTGACAGAG GCTGCTAAGAAGCTGATGGCAGCGACGGGACGCCGCTGTCTCCCTCTGACCATTGACGTGCGACAGCCCCAGACCATCTCCGCTGCCGTGGACGAGACGCTGAAAGAGCTGGGCAGGATTGATATCCTCATTAATA atGCTGCTGGAAACTTCCTGTGCCCTGCaatctccctctccttcaatgCCTTCAAGACAGTCCTGGAGATTGACACCATGGGTACATTTAACACCAGCAAGGTGGTCTATGAGAAGTGGTTCAAG GACCACGGGGGTGCCATTGTAAACATCTCTGCCACCCTCGGCTACAGGGGTCAGGCTCTCCAGGTGCATGCTGGCTCTGCCAAGGCTGCCAACG atgcCATGACCAAGCACCTGGCTGTTGAATGGGGACCAAGTGGGGTAAGGGTTAACACCCTGGCACCAGGTCCTATTTCTGGGACAGAGGGCTTCCATAGACTGG GTGGCAACATAGCAGACAGCATGGGTGCCTTCTCATCCATTCCGCTGCAGCGGGCAGGCAACAAGACTGAGATGGCCCACAGCGTGCTGTTCCTGGCCAGCCGCGCCTCCTCCTATGTGACGGGCCACATCATGGTGGCTGACGGCGGGAGCTGGCTCACCTCAGCCAATGACGTGTCCATGCTGCTCG GCTATTGGTCAGCTGAACTGAAGAGAGACAAGTAG